Below is a genomic region from Paenibacillus rhizovicinus.
AGCGCGGCCCGGACTTCATGCTGGTTCATCGAGGAGAATTCATCCCATACGTCCTCCAGCGGAGTCATCGTCGGCGCTTTGGATTCCTGTTCGAAGTAAGCGGGAGATAAATAATCGCCGAGATAGGTCTTGCCGTCCAGCGGAGGAATAACGCCCAGAATAGACTTCAGGAGCGTGGATTTACCGACGCCGTTGCAGCCTACGATGGCAATCTTATCGCCCCGTTCGATCACCATATCCATCTTCGGCAGAAGCGGCTTGCTGTAGCCGATGACCATTCCCACGGCTTCGAATACGGTCCTGCCGCTTGTACGGGACTCTTTGAAGTTAAAGGTCGGCTTGGCCGCTTCCTCCGGCTTGTCGATGCGATCGATCCGGTCGAGCTGCTTCTCGCGGCTCTTGGCGCGTCCCGAGGTGGAAGCACGCGCTTTATTCTTATTAATGAATTCTTCTTGCTTCTTGATATAATCCTTCTGCTTCTCGTAGGCGTCGATATGCTGCGCTTTGTTCAGCTCGGACATCTCCAGAAACTTCTCGTAATTGGCCGAATATCGGGTCAGTTTCGTAAATTCAAGGTGATAGATGACGTCGACGACCTGGTTCATAAAACCCGTTTCATGAGAAATCAGAATCAGCGCGTGCGGATAATTCCGCAAATAATTCGTCAGCCAGTTAATATGCTCTTCATCCAGGTAGTTGGTCGGCTCATCCAGCAGCAGAACGCCCGGCTTCTCAAGCAGCAGCTTGGCGAGCAGCACCTTCGTCCGCTGTCCGCCGCTTAGCGCCGTGACTTCGCGGTCAAGCCCGATTACGTTAAGGCCTAAGCCATTGGCCATCTCATCGACCTTCACATCGATCAAATAGAAATCGCCGATTTCAAGCTCCTCTTGAATCTCTCCCATGCGCTCCAGAAGCTGTTCCAACGTATCCGGGTCGGCTTCGCCCATTTGCCCGGCAATCTCATTAAGCTCTTCTTCCAATACAAGCAAGGGCAGGAACGCATCCTTCAACACGTCCCGGATCGTTTTGCCTGCCTCAAGCTTCGTATGCTGGTCCAAGTAGCCGTAACGAACGCGGGGCGTCCATTCCATCTTGCCTTCGTCCTTCAACAGCTTGCCTGTCAAAATATTCATCAGCGTGGATTTTCCCGTGCCATTCGCGCCTACCAGCCCGACACGTTCCCCTTCCAGCAAACGGAAAGACACATTCTTAAACAATACCCGGTCGCCAAACGTATGCGATAATTGCTCCACTGTCAACAAACTCATTGTTCTATATCTCCATTCATATATGCACCTGATTTATAATCTACAAGTCTCTCGATTGATCCGAA
It encodes:
- a CDS encoding ABC-F family ATP-binding cassette domain-containing protein codes for the protein MSLLTVEQLSHTFGDRVLFKNVSFRLLEGERVGLVGANGTGKSTLMNILTGKLLKDEGKMEWTPRVRYGYLDQHTKLEAGKTIRDVLKDAFLPLLVLEEELNEIAGQMGEADPDTLEQLLERMGEIQEELEIGDFYLIDVKVDEMANGLGLNVIGLDREVTALSGGQRTKVLLAKLLLEKPGVLLLDEPTNYLDEEHINWLTNYLRNYPHALILISHETGFMNQVVDVIYHLEFTKLTRYSANYEKFLEMSELNKAQHIDAYEKQKDYIKKQEEFINKNKARASTSGRAKSREKQLDRIDRIDKPEEAAKPTFNFKESRTSGRTVFEAVGMVIGYSKPLLPKMDMVIERGDKIAIVGCNGVGKSTLLKSILGVIPPLDGKTYLGDYLSPAYFEQESKAPTMTPLEDVWDEFSSMNQHEVRAALARCGLKNEHITRPLNQLSGGEQAKVRLCKLMMRESNWILFDEPTNHLDIVAKAELKRALQAYKGTVVLVSHEPDFYEDWVTKTWDVEAWSMQG